From Paraburkholderia fungorum, the proteins below share one genomic window:
- a CDS encoding FAD-dependent monooxygenase codes for MLKIGIIGGGIGGLAAAIALRKAGHRVTVFEQAERFGRVGADINLTPNAVRALDGLGVGAQLRETAARPNARISRMWDTGEETSRLAMSDEAERKYGAPQLTMHRADVMTALEHSLQPGELQLGKRTVSFDQTKDSATVTLADGSTNAFDLLLGADGIHSGVRKFLFGDERPQFTGIVSYRAVVPAERLSGGDLGAFVKWWGPTDDLQIVTFPLNRGRDVFIFATTSQSDWTNESWTAPGDPDALRSAYAAFHPEAKALLAACDTVLASALYIRDPLPKWTGERMALLGDACHPMMPFMAQGAGMAIEDAVVLSRALTDVSPDGLGVALSHYERARQERTAKIQIGSRGNNWLKTGGNADWVYGYDAWSVPLA; via the coding sequence ATGCTGAAGATCGGAATCATCGGTGGCGGGATTGGCGGGCTGGCGGCGGCAATCGCTTTGCGCAAGGCGGGGCATCGGGTCACCGTGTTCGAGCAGGCGGAGCGCTTCGGGCGCGTCGGGGCGGATATCAACCTGACGCCGAATGCGGTCCGCGCGCTCGACGGGCTCGGCGTCGGCGCGCAATTGCGCGAGACGGCGGCGCGGCCCAACGCGCGCATCAGCCGGATGTGGGACACCGGCGAGGAGACCTCGCGTCTCGCGATGTCGGACGAAGCGGAGCGCAAATACGGCGCGCCGCAATTGACGATGCATCGCGCGGACGTGATGACGGCGCTTGAGCACTCGCTTCAGCCCGGCGAGCTTCAACTCGGCAAGCGCACCGTCTCGTTCGACCAGACCAAAGACAGCGCGACCGTTACGCTCGCCGACGGCTCGACGAACGCGTTCGACCTGCTGCTCGGCGCGGACGGCATCCACTCCGGCGTGCGCAAATTCCTGTTCGGCGACGAGCGTCCGCAGTTCACCGGCATCGTGTCGTATCGCGCGGTGGTGCCGGCGGAACGGCTGAGCGGCGGCGATCTCGGCGCGTTCGTCAAATGGTGGGGGCCGACCGACGATCTGCAGATCGTCACGTTCCCGCTGAACCGTGGTCGCGACGTGTTCATCTTCGCGACCACGTCGCAGAGCGACTGGACCAACGAATCGTGGACCGCGCCGGGCGACCCCGACGCACTGAGAAGCGCGTACGCCGCGTTTCATCCTGAAGCAAAGGCATTGCTCGCCGCGTGCGACACGGTGCTCGCGTCGGCGTTGTATATTCGCGATCCGCTGCCGAAATGGACCGGCGAACGCATGGCGCTGCTCGGCGACGCCTGCCATCCGATGATGCCGTTCATGGCGCAAGGCGCAGGCATGGCGATCGAAGATGCGGTCGTGCTGTCGCGTGCTTTGACCGATGTTTCACCGGACGGCCTCGGCGTCGCGTTGTCTCACTACGAACGCGCGCGTCAGGAACGCACGGCGAAAATCCAGATCGGTTCGCGCGGCAACAACTGGCTCAAGACCGGCGGTAACGCCGATTGGGTCTACGGTTACGATGCGTGGTCCGTGCCGCTGGCGTGA
- a CDS encoding aromatic ring-hydroxylating dioxygenase subunit alpha, which translates to MLSHEKNKLLTEVGPGTPMGDYLRRYWHPVAGVSEFDQKSVRPIRLFGEDLVLFKDLGGKFGLVQRRCPHRNADLAFGFVEQCGLRCAYHGWEFDAKGQCTHQPYEEIVDVDARLRQKTKITAYEVRAKAGMIWAYMGPAPAPELPDWEPFNYTNGFAQVVMAEIPCNWFQCQENSIDPIHFEWTHNNWTERQQDSHSEHVPTHLSTKYEEFDYGFVYKRLRAHETEQNPMWTTGRVTLWPNAFYLGHHFEWRVPIDDENTLSLLWVFNKVPKEQEPYVQEKIPSWYGPIRDENGDWITSHVANQDFAAWVGQGAITDRTKETLGASDRGIVMLRRRFFEELEAVAEGKTPKGLITDSAANHNVFLPSACRDEMLGGMTREALSAHPLLGAYLRDFIGQYGQPDHVRDAYEAAIGQKVNRARFFSVHGARQKEEAEST; encoded by the coding sequence ATGTTGAGTCACGAAAAGAACAAGCTGCTGACCGAAGTGGGTCCGGGCACACCGATGGGCGACTATCTGCGCCGCTACTGGCACCCGGTCGCGGGAGTCAGCGAATTCGACCAGAAATCCGTACGGCCGATTCGCCTGTTCGGCGAGGACCTCGTGCTGTTCAAGGATCTGGGCGGCAAATTCGGCCTGGTGCAACGGCGTTGCCCGCATCGCAATGCGGACCTCGCGTTCGGCTTCGTCGAACAATGTGGTCTGCGTTGCGCGTATCACGGCTGGGAGTTCGATGCGAAAGGCCAGTGCACGCATCAGCCGTATGAAGAGATTGTCGATGTCGACGCACGGCTTCGTCAGAAGACGAAGATCACCGCGTATGAAGTGCGCGCGAAGGCCGGCATGATCTGGGCGTATATGGGTCCCGCGCCCGCACCGGAATTGCCGGATTGGGAGCCCTTCAACTATACGAACGGCTTCGCGCAGGTCGTGATGGCGGAGATTCCGTGCAACTGGTTTCAATGCCAGGAAAACTCGATCGATCCGATCCACTTCGAGTGGACGCATAACAACTGGACCGAGCGTCAGCAGGACAGTCACTCCGAACATGTGCCGACGCACCTGAGCACGAAGTACGAGGAGTTCGACTACGGCTTCGTCTACAAGCGTCTGCGCGCGCATGAAACCGAACAGAACCCGATGTGGACCACCGGACGCGTGACGTTGTGGCCGAATGCGTTTTATCTCGGACACCACTTCGAATGGCGCGTGCCTATTGACGATGAAAACACGCTGAGTCTGCTGTGGGTATTCAACAAGGTGCCGAAGGAACAGGAGCCGTACGTGCAGGAGAAGATTCCCTCCTGGTACGGACCCATACGCGATGAAAACGGCGACTGGATCACGAGCCACGTCGCGAATCAGGACTTCGCTGCATGGGTCGGCCAGGGTGCCATTACCGATCGCACGAAAGAGACACTCGGTGCGAGCGATCGCGGCATCGTGATGCTGCGTCGACGCTTCTTCGAAGAACTCGAAGCCGTCGCGGAAGGCAAGACGCCGAAGGGTTTGATCACGGATAGCGCGGCGAATCACAACGTCTTTCTGCCGTCGGCATGTCGCGACGAAATGCTCGGCGGCATGACGCGTGAGGCGTTATCGGCGCATCCGCTGCTCGGTGCGTATCTGCGCGATTTCATCGGGCAATACGGACAGCCCGACCATGTTCGCGACGCGTATGAAGCGGCGATTGGGCAGAAGGTGAACCGCGCGCGGTTCTTCTCCGTACACGGTGCGCGTCAGAAAGAAGAAGCCGAGTCGACCTGA